A stretch of the Glycine soja cultivar W05 chromosome 13, ASM419377v2, whole genome shotgun sequence genome encodes the following:
- the LOC114382648 gene encoding ATP-dependent DNA helicase PIF1-like yields the protein MFLVTLSPSIFCFSIFVFRSVLFSSGIPNHKLKLKVGTPIMLIQNLDQADGLCNGTRLIITKLGSNVVESKVITGPNTGNRTYIPRINMSSSDSLRPFKLTRRQCPFIVSYAMTINKSQRQSLEHIGLYLPHPIFSHGQLYVALSRVKSKKGLHILIHENQGIPKNLTTNVVYKEVFVNL from the exons ATGTTCTTGGTTACTCTTTCTCCTTCAATCTTCTGTTTCTCCATCTTTGTCTTTCGCAGTGTTCTCTTTT CATCAGGCATAcctaatcataaattaaaacttaaggTTGGTACTCCAATCATGCTGATACAGAATTTGGACCAGGCTGATGGATTGTGCAATGGAACTAGGCTTATTATCACCAAACTTGGTTCTAATGTGGTTGAGTCCAAAGTCATTACTGGGCCTAATACTGGAAATAGAACATACATACCTAGAATAAATATGTCTTCATCTGATTCTCTACGACCATTCAAACTTACTAGGAGACAATGTCCGTTTATAGTTTCTTATGCTATGACTATAAACAAGTCTCAGAGACAATCATTGGAACACATAGGACTGTATTTGCCACACCCAATTTTTAGCCATGGCCAATTATATGTTGCCCTTTCAAGAgttaaaagcaaaaaaggacTACATATTCTTATTCATGAAAATCAAGGTATTCCAAAAAATCTTACCACTAATGTTGTTTACAAGGAAGTATTTGTCAATTTATAA